The proteins below are encoded in one region of Elgaria multicarinata webbii isolate HBS135686 ecotype San Diego chromosome 8, rElgMul1.1.pri, whole genome shotgun sequence:
- the SKIL gene encoding ski-like protein → MEASQTNFPLGHQSKQKGTVAQEDGSPPAKKAMTEMHLKDKVLTMVNKLSTIKKEHLDECEENLMENREEDAKPNVAAASESLNLNPGLKHTLAQFHLSSQSSLGGPAAFSARHSQESTSSVFVPLPSPQILPGPLLVPSDSSTELTQTLLEGESISCFKVGGEKRLCLPQVLNSVLRDFSLQQINTVCDELYIYCSRCTSDQLHILKVLGILPFNAPSCGLITLTDAQRLCNALLRPRTFPQNGSLLHAKSSLAQLKETGSTFEVEHECLGKCQGLFAPQFYLQPDSPCIQCSECYGMFSPQTFVMHSHRSPDKRTCHWGFESAKWHCYLHINQKYLGTPEERNLKHLLEEMKEKFSMKSQKITQSKADSQYNLEFQEWYPVIKQEADSINQPHSFMHPSYYFYMCDKMVAPNVSLTSSVQQCKEATKTVEKISEVIKSLPGQLVKQHSGGKRKKPIFYQDLSLEVQEKVDLKLSTEVCASIEQPLSIKPANRRKAEQVSSKVTMEDEVEVSAGAQTSSQTLTSGIGCDDDKGKMMEEVMKTYIKQQEKLHTILQKKQHLQMEVEMLNSSKAMKELTEEQQNLQKELESLQTEHAQRMQEFYVEQRDLEKKLEQVIKQKCTCDSNLEKDKEAEYAAQLAELRQRLDHAEADRQELQDELRQEREARQKLEMMIKELKLQIQKSSKNGKGK, encoded by the exons ATGGAAGCTTCACAGACAAATTTCCCCCTAGGCCATCAGTCAAAGCAAAAAGGAACTGTAGCACAAGAAGATGGCAGCCCTCCAGCAAAAAAAGCAATGACAGAAATGCATCTAAAGGATAAAGTACTAACTATGGTAAATAAATTGTCAACAATTAAGAAGGAGCACTTGGATGAATGTGAAGAAAATCTTATGGAGAACAGAGAGGAAGATGCCAAACCAAATGTTGCTGCAGCATCTGAGTCTTTGAACTTAAATCCTGGGTTGAAACATACACTGGCACAGTTCCACTTAAGCAGTCAGAGTTCACTGGGTGGACCAGCAGCATTTTCTGCTCGCCATTCCCAAGAAAGCACATCTTCTGTCTTTGTACCTCTGCCATCACCCCAGATCCTTCCTGGTCCATTGCTTGTTCCTTCAGACAGCTCTACAGAGCTGACTCAGACTTTATTGGAAGGGGAGTCCATATCTTGTTTTAAAGTCGGAGGAGAAAAGAGACTTTGCCTGCCTCAAGTTTTGAATTCTGTGCTCCGTGACTTTTCTCTACAGCAAATTAACACCGTGTGTGATGAGCTTTACATCTATTGCTCTAGGTGCACTTCTGACCAGCTTCACATCTTAAAAGTTTTGGGAATCCTTCCATTTAATGCTCCATCTTGTGGGCTGATCACGCTGACTGATGCTCAGAGACTATGCAATGCATTGCTGCGCCCTCGCACTTTCCCTCAAAATGGCAGCCTGCTTCATGCTAAAAGTTCACTAGCCCAACTAAAAGAGACTGGCAGTACCTTTGAAGTAGAGCATGAATGCCTGGGCAAGTGCCAGGGTTTATTTGCTCCTCAGTTTTATCTTCAGCCAGATTCTCCATGTATCCAGTGTTCGGAGTGCTATGGGATGTTTTCACCCCAAACATTTGTGATGCATTCTCATCGATCCCCTGATAAGAGGACCTGTCATTGGGGCTTTGAATCTGCCAAATGGCATTGCTATCTTCATATTAACCAAAAATATCTAGGAACCCCAGAAGAGAGAAATTTGAAGCATCTCTTGGAAGAAATGAAGGAAAAATTTAGCATGAAAAGTCAGAAAATAACCCAGTCTAAA gcaGATTCTCAGTATAACCTAGAATTCCAAGAATGGTATCCAGTTATAAAGCAAGAAGCAGATTCTATTAATCAGCCACATTCATTCATGCATCCCAG CTACTACTTTTACATGTGTGATAAAATGGTTGCTCCCAATGTGTCCCTTACCTCTTCTGTACAACAATGCAAAGAAGCCACAAAAACAGTGGAGAAGATTTCAGAGGTAATTAAATCTCTACCTGGACAGTTAGTGAAGCAACACAGTGGTGGCAAACGCAAAAAACCCATCTTCTATCAAGATCTCTCTCTTGAAGTACAAGAGAAAGTTGACTTGAAACTTAGCACAGAGGTGTGTGCTAGCATAG AGCAGCCTCTATCCATTAAGCCTGCAAACAGAAGGAAAGCTGAACAGGTCTCTTCCAAAGTAACTATGGAAGATGAAGTAGAAGTAAGCGCTGGTGCACAAACCTCATCTCAAACTCTTACCAGTGGTATTGGTTGTGATGATGACAAAGGGAAAATGATGGAAGAAGTAATGAAAACTTATATAAAACAGCAAGAAAAGCTACATACAATTTTGCAAAAGAAGCAGCATCTTCAGATG GAAGTAGAAATGTTAAATAGTTCAAAAGCCATGAAGGAGTTAACAGAAGAGCAGCAGAACTTACAGAAAGAACTTGAATCTTtgcagactgagcatgctcaaagaATGCAAGAGTTTTATGTTGAGCAAAGGGACTTGGAGAAGAAGTTAGAGCAGGTAATAAAGCAAAAATGTACCTGTGATTCTAACTTGGAAAAGGACAAAGAAGCAGAGTATGCAGCTCAG TTGGCAGAGCTGAGACAAAGACTGGATCATGCTGAGGCTGATAGGCAAGAGCTCCAAGATGAACTGAGACAGGAACGAGAAGCAAGGCAAAAGTTAGAGATGATGATCAAGGAATTAAAACTTCAGATTCAGAAGTCTTCAAAAAATGGCAAAGGGAAATAA